A part of Legionella sainthelensi genomic DNA contains:
- a CDS encoding BON domain-containing protein, protein MLKQGRLILFIMGIFLLLPGCISGLWTGATLVYDRHDVYKKLDDYSLFLKVNNAIMVDNLFKNNQCVIDIAVFKGDILLVGHVPTPELNNELRRRLTTVKGYRRMFNQVGVSSTPSNSMEDSWITTKIRSQIFADGSIDPNAFKVITSDRIVYLMGDAHEDQALKVINISRRTADVVRVVKLLKYFTYQNQLGKPNNIRVG, encoded by the coding sequence ATGTTAAAACAAGGACGTTTGATTTTATTCATCATGGGAATTTTCTTATTGCTTCCAGGCTGCATTAGCGGATTATGGACTGGCGCAACATTGGTTTATGACCGACACGATGTCTATAAAAAGCTCGATGATTACAGTTTATTTTTAAAGGTGAATAACGCAATAATGGTTGATAATTTATTTAAGAATAATCAATGCGTTATTGATATAGCTGTTTTCAAAGGAGATATTTTATTGGTTGGTCATGTACCAACTCCGGAGCTTAATAATGAATTACGTCGACGGTTAACAACAGTAAAAGGCTATAGACGAATGTTTAATCAAGTAGGGGTGAGTTCTACGCCATCTAACTCAATGGAAGACAGTTGGATAACTACTAAAATTAGAAGCCAAATTTTTGCTGATGGATCTATCGATCCAAATGCATTTAAAGTGATTACCTCTGATCGAATTGTTTATTTAATGGGGGATGCGCATGAAGATCAGGCTCTAAAAGTAATAAATATTTCGAGAAGAACAGCAGATGTTGTTCGTGTCGTAAAGTTGCTAAAATATTTTACTTATCAAAATCAGCTTGGTAAGCCCAACAATATTAGGGTCGGTTGA
- a CDS encoding BON domain-containing protein: protein MHLKLKSVFFLLIASLLTGCVAAVVTGAVAGMVYDKRGVVTMEADARLFHLIHKAIVTNHQFSDSRVIVTSFNRVVLLVGQTPTPSLRSLAEKIARGTPGVHRVYNEITVGYPIPLTERSKDSLITSQVRSRMLAKKGLESGSIRIVTENGVVYLMGIVHDEQAALAVDVARRVNGVRKVVKTFQYIH, encoded by the coding sequence ATGCATTTAAAATTAAAATCAGTCTTTTTTCTTTTAATAGCGTCTTTATTAACAGGATGTGTTGCTGCTGTGGTTACAGGAGCGGTTGCAGGAATGGTGTATGATAAGCGCGGTGTTGTAACAATGGAGGCCGATGCTCGTTTATTTCATCTTATCCACAAAGCCATAGTGACAAACCATCAGTTTAGTGATTCGCGTGTTATTGTAACAAGCTTTAATCGCGTAGTATTACTGGTAGGACAAACACCAACGCCTTCTCTACGTAGTTTAGCGGAAAAAATTGCTCGGGGAACCCCAGGGGTTCATCGCGTTTATAACGAAATCACTGTAGGTTACCCAATTCCGCTCACAGAACGCTCTAAGGACAGTTTGATTACAAGTCAGGTGCGTAGCAGAATGCTAGCCAAAAAAGGTCTAGAGTCAGGATCAATACGTATTGTAACAGAAAATGGTGTTGTTTACCTGATGGGTATTGTTCATGATGAGCAAGCAGCTCTTGCAGTTGATGTCGCACGTCGAGTGAATGGGGTACGTAAAGTGGTCAAAACGTTTCAATACATACACTAG
- a CDS encoding SIS domain-containing protein gives MVQMEERVRHLFGLTIETKIALADALSDSIARAGQRLVNCLLADGKILLCGNGGSSANCMHFASAMLNQFEVERPSLPVINLSTDATSLSSSANENHYNQVFARQIQALGQENDVLLLLTTSGNSDSMLHALHAANERGMDAIALSGRDGGVLANHLGPEDIELRVISDHSARIREMHLFILHCFCDLIDQSLFGQLLG, from the coding sequence ATGGTACAAATGGAAGAACGAGTGAGACATTTATTTGGTTTAACTATTGAAACCAAAATTGCTCTTGCTGATGCTTTATCCGATTCAATTGCTAGAGCCGGACAACGTTTAGTAAATTGTTTGCTTGCTGATGGAAAAATATTACTTTGCGGGAATGGTGGCTCGAGCGCTAATTGCATGCATTTTGCGAGTGCGATGCTCAATCAATTTGAAGTGGAAAGACCATCGCTTCCTGTAATTAATTTAAGTACGGACGCAACCAGTTTAAGTTCTTCAGCTAACGAGAATCATTACAATCAGGTTTTTGCCCGACAAATACAGGCTTTAGGCCAAGAAAATGATGTGTTGCTTTTGTTAACTACCTCAGGGAACTCGGATAGTATGTTACATGCACTTCATGCCGCAAATGAACGAGGCATGGATGCTATTGCTTTAAGTGGACGTGATGGAGGAGTTCTTGCCAATCATTTAGGACCCGAAGATATTGAGTTGCGTGTTATTTCTGATCATTCTGCTCGCATTAGAGAAATGCATTTGTTCATCTTACATTGCTTTTGTGATTTAATTGACCAGTCGTTATTTGGTCAACTTTTGGGGTAA
- a CDS encoding YraN family protein, whose protein sequence is MRTQEKGRVAEEKALVHLTKQRLKLVMKNYRCRFGEIDLIMHDNNYLVFIEVRSRVSNQFGGGISSVTYTKRQKILKTASCFILEHQKYNQFVLRFDVVSIDGNAASISWIKDAFGADY, encoded by the coding sequence TTGAGGACTCAAGAAAAAGGACGTGTGGCTGAAGAAAAGGCTTTAGTCCACCTAACAAAACAACGCCTTAAATTGGTTATGAAAAATTATCGTTGTCGTTTTGGCGAAATTGATTTAATTATGCACGATAATAATTACCTTGTTTTTATAGAGGTTCGTTCACGAGTTTCTAATCAATTTGGTGGTGGTATTTCAAGTGTTACTTATACAAAAAGGCAAAAAATACTAAAAACAGCCTCATGTTTTATACTTGAACATCAAAAGTATAATCAATTTGTGCTTCGTTTTGATGTTGTAAGTATTGATGGAAATGCGGCATCAATTAGCTGGATAAAAGATGCTTTTGGAGCAGATTATTGA
- a CDS encoding penicillin-binding protein activator, giving the protein MLINSIKIRVFFLLISTSFLCQCTTAVTSPEMVTPVSVSEPKAEKKKLVSPYSKPTSSYLAQAKTQEGIEKQRSLLNVAGHLISEGKWRQGYAILTQTSGLTPILADEKNLLLAQIDLIRDRPQKALGQLAKITGQDELSLYQQTQYHELLAKAYGTAGMPLDSVKERIKLESLIPDNENQTNNRRALWLTLMRIPQSELTALAAKQPEQSVLQGWIQLALISHKYRDHSKSLLAALDQWQSHFSDHPANQILPDPLDSIADKIHDRPKQVALLLPLTGALQGPGTAVRDGFMAASQSNPGDALISVKTYDTNSSDVTALYQKAINEGADYIVGPLTKSQAAAVAALPHPVPTLLLNDSDTPIQENSYSFGLSPLNEATQVAIRAKNKGYSRALIIAPGNAWGNEIRKSFSQQWQKSGGHIVDTFLYGSNDDLNKKMKDFLQISNSQMRERKIKELLGQKIQAVTSRRQDFDMIFLLAYPSKARQIMPLLNYYYAGDVPVYATASVYGGSANPLKDKDLDGVIFCDIPWVFAHQAGSRNWPEQFNSYNRLYALGTDSYTLATQLNQLMLFPADEARRGDGILYLKPSQQVAHVLEWGQFRNGLVHSLGETV; this is encoded by the coding sequence ATGTTAATAAATTCAATAAAAATTAGGGTGTTTTTTTTACTGATCTCTACTTCCTTTCTTTGCCAATGTACTACAGCAGTTACCTCTCCTGAAATGGTAACACCTGTATCGGTGTCAGAACCCAAAGCAGAAAAGAAAAAATTAGTAAGTCCATATTCTAAACCTACTTCAAGTTACCTTGCTCAGGCTAAAACCCAAGAGGGAATAGAAAAGCAACGCTCTTTACTGAACGTTGCAGGCCATTTGATTTCAGAAGGCAAGTGGCGACAAGGTTATGCTATTTTAACACAGACTTCGGGTTTAACGCCGATACTTGCAGATGAAAAAAATCTTTTATTGGCACAAATTGATCTGATTCGAGATCGTCCTCAAAAGGCGTTAGGTCAATTAGCCAAGATTACAGGACAAGATGAGTTATCTCTTTATCAACAGACTCAATATCACGAGCTTCTAGCAAAAGCTTACGGCACGGCAGGCATGCCTTTAGATTCAGTAAAGGAACGTATAAAACTCGAATCGTTAATCCCCGATAATGAAAATCAAACAAATAACCGCCGTGCGCTTTGGTTGACACTCATGCGTATTCCTCAGTCTGAATTAACTGCTTTAGCTGCTAAGCAGCCCGAACAATCGGTTTTACAAGGATGGATTCAATTAGCGTTGATTTCACATAAATATAGGGATCATTCAAAATCCTTGCTTGCCGCTTTAGATCAATGGCAATCTCATTTTAGCGATCATCCCGCAAACCAGATTCTGCCTGACCCATTGGATTCGATTGCAGACAAAATTCATGACCGACCAAAACAAGTCGCTCTTTTATTGCCTCTAACTGGTGCATTACAAGGACCAGGAACCGCGGTTCGTGATGGGTTTATGGCAGCGTCTCAAAGTAATCCGGGTGATGCGCTAATAAGTGTGAAAACTTACGATACTAACAGCAGTGATGTGACCGCATTGTATCAAAAAGCAATAAATGAAGGTGCAGATTATATTGTAGGTCCTTTAACAAAATCACAAGCAGCTGCAGTGGCAGCATTACCGCATCCTGTTCCTACCTTGCTATTAAATGACTCCGATACCCCTATCCAAGAAAATTCTTATTCATTTGGCCTTTCACCACTCAATGAGGCAACTCAAGTAGCAATAAGAGCAAAGAATAAAGGATATAGTCGCGCCCTCATTATTGCACCGGGAAATGCTTGGGGTAATGAGATCAGGAAATCATTTAGTCAACAATGGCAAAAAAGTGGGGGGCATATTGTTGATACGTTTTTATATGGTTCTAATGATGATTTAAATAAAAAAATGAAAGATTTTTTACAAATTAGCAACAGTCAAATGCGTGAAAGAAAAATAAAAGAGTTGCTAGGCCAAAAAATTCAAGCTGTAACCAGTCGTAGACAAGACTTTGATATGATCTTTTTATTGGCATATCCCTCTAAGGCACGACAGATTATGCCTTTGTTAAATTATTATTATGCTGGAGATGTCCCTGTTTATGCTACTGCAAGTGTTTATGGAGGTAGCGCAAATCCATTGAAAGATAAGGATCTTGATGGGGTTATTTTTTGTGATATCCCTTGGGTTTTTGCACATCAAGCAGGTTCACGAAATTGGCCAGAACAATTTAATAGTTATAATAGACTGTATGCTTTAGGAACAGACAGCTATACTTTGGCGACTCAATTGAATCAGTTGATGTTATTCCCCGCAGATGAGGCACGCAGGGGAGACGGTATTTTATACCTTAAACCATCACAACAAGTAGCACATGTATTAGAATGGGGACAGTTTAGAAATGGTCTGGTGCATTCTTTGGGTGAGACAGTTTAA
- the rsmI gene encoding 16S rRNA (cytidine(1402)-2'-O)-methyltransferase encodes MNNSLATGIGTLYIVATPIGNREDITLRALEILKSVDFILAEDTRHSAQLLNALGIKNHLESLHAHNENNKSNDLIEQILGGKSAALISDAGTPLISDPGFLLVKLAHQNAIPVIPIPGPCALITALCAAGVPCDSFLFLGFLPAKQQARKVKLESLRAEPHTLIFYESTHRIVDCLNDVGDIYGEECDIVLAKELTKTFERFLIGTICEIRKWLLAEPAHIKGEFVLIIPPRPTPIERDAHEKLLQVLLEELPLKQAVAIACKLSNASKNELYDKALRLKNK; translated from the coding sequence ATGAATAACTCACTAGCAACAGGCATAGGCACTCTCTATATTGTTGCGACTCCTATAGGAAACCGTGAGGATATTACGCTTAGAGCATTAGAAATACTTAAGTCCGTTGATTTTATTTTAGCGGAAGACACACGTCATTCAGCACAATTATTAAACGCTTTAGGAATAAAAAACCATCTCGAGTCGTTACATGCACACAACGAAAATAATAAAAGCAACGATTTGATAGAGCAAATATTAGGAGGGAAATCTGCCGCATTAATCAGTGATGCTGGAACTCCTTTAATTAGTGATCCTGGTTTCTTATTGGTGAAACTGGCACACCAAAATGCTATCCCTGTTATCCCTATTCCTGGTCCTTGTGCTCTCATTACAGCACTTTGCGCCGCTGGAGTTCCTTGCGATTCATTTCTCTTTCTAGGCTTCCTACCGGCAAAACAACAGGCGAGAAAAGTAAAGCTTGAATCTTTGCGCGCAGAGCCTCATACGTTAATTTTTTACGAATCAACTCATCGCATTGTTGATTGTCTCAATGACGTTGGCGATATCTATGGTGAAGAATGTGATATTGTTTTAGCTAAGGAGCTAACCAAAACGTTTGAACGCTTTCTTATTGGCACTATTTGTGAAATCAGAAAGTGGTTATTAGCAGAGCCTGCTCATATAAAAGGGGAATTTGTTTTAATTATTCCTCCACGCCCCACCCCTATCGAACGTGATGCACATGAAAAATTACTCCAAGTCTTACTGGAAGAACTTCCCTTAAAACAAGCCGTAGCTATTGCCTGTAAGCTGAGTAATGCCAGTAAAAATGAATTATATGACAAGGCGTTACGTTTAAAAAATAAATAA
- a CDS encoding cytochrome P450: MEEQDDQLDYIIMSEEPLPLFIWDSMMDTLIEKVKNISSYISNIWNGSSPGIEAKKEKDIVGKLTYPSLSHYLTFLKDITLLKANPAKKAQLQSYFMTFITELGAHSLDEGSGIACFSLPDLTKVFVLSNQQAIKQLYEKANEKKFGQKPLFQRLAFILGSDNLMSSVLGSEAHSKIRASILSRNEANRRNVAEIVADFFKEYELEQIVRRQSLSEIMDRLSRRVLIATYFGKEVVEPFEQLYSSTITKELIDCLFSLDPIKNSEKKELLALRGKVLNLGYNLIFSLDAISTQLMAEQSWLNYLLKVRVLSNPDAASELQKMGINSTTKLTAEQCESLIKYSQLHLDNTLLSTLIRDVINESLFIPLLGFDATATALIASLKIALQDKRIYTLIKQEVKQKILAGEAFELHSPWDVVKKEDALSYAEAVLLEALRLSPPAPIVPEIINEAITLNIDDFSFTLPAGALVFIPMQNLHTHEKHFPDIVLSEEGQKIIGKKLITSNDIFPERWGPKQKNKELYNANFFSEDPDSYKPGVLQKEGRFLTFKTGARRCPGLRIAMTELLSLFRILATYKIELTGEEDLQLSFHYETPLQRNGGMGLVKITPKKTLAPTSTISSKEEQGALLRSGFQFFSQEKIPETQDLNKREPLSESSNFLKIALNL; the protein is encoded by the coding sequence ATGGAAGAGCAAGATGATCAATTAGACTATATTATAATGAGTGAAGAGCCTTTACCCCTTTTTATTTGGGATTCCATGATGGATACTCTTATTGAAAAGGTTAAAAATATTTCTTCGTATATTTCTAATATATGGAATGGTAGCTCGCCAGGTATAGAAGCAAAAAAAGAAAAAGATATCGTTGGAAAATTAACCTATCCTTCTCTAAGCCATTATTTAACATTTTTAAAAGATATTACTTTATTAAAAGCTAATCCTGCTAAAAAAGCACAACTGCAATCTTATTTTATGACTTTTATTACGGAACTTGGCGCTCATTCTCTTGACGAGGGTTCCGGGATAGCGTGTTTCAGTTTACCTGATTTAACAAAGGTATTTGTTCTTTCTAATCAGCAGGCAATTAAACAACTCTATGAAAAAGCTAATGAGAAAAAATTTGGTCAAAAACCCCTTTTCCAACGTTTAGCGTTTATATTAGGCTCTGACAATTTAATGTCCTCTGTTTTAGGATCAGAAGCTCACTCAAAAATTCGCGCATCCATTCTTTCTCGTAATGAAGCAAATCGACGAAATGTTGCTGAAATTGTTGCTGATTTTTTTAAAGAATATGAATTGGAGCAAATAGTTCGGAGACAATCATTAAGTGAAATAATGGATAGACTCTCACGCAGGGTATTGATTGCAACTTACTTTGGAAAAGAAGTTGTTGAACCTTTTGAGCAACTTTATAGTTCAACCATAACAAAAGAGTTAATAGATTGCTTATTTAGCTTAGATCCCATTAAAAATTCAGAGAAAAAAGAGCTACTCGCTCTAAGAGGTAAAGTATTGAACCTGGGCTACAATCTCATTTTTTCGTTAGATGCAATTTCAACGCAATTAATGGCAGAACAAAGTTGGCTTAATTACTTGTTAAAAGTGCGCGTTTTAAGCAATCCAGATGCAGCGAGTGAATTGCAAAAAATGGGGATCAACTCCACTACAAAACTCACTGCAGAACAATGCGAGTCATTGATCAAATATTCACAACTGCACCTAGATAATACACTGCTATCTACCTTGATAAGAGATGTCATCAATGAAAGTTTGTTTATTCCCTTATTAGGCTTTGATGCGACCGCTACAGCATTGATTGCATCTCTAAAAATCGCGCTCCAAGATAAAAGAATCTATACCCTAATCAAACAAGAAGTAAAGCAAAAAATTTTAGCAGGCGAAGCCTTTGAATTGCACTCTCCTTGGGATGTGGTTAAAAAGGAAGATGCTTTATCTTATGCTGAAGCTGTTTTACTTGAGGCGTTACGATTATCCCCTCCAGCCCCTATTGTGCCGGAGATAATTAACGAGGCCATCACTCTTAATATTGATGATTTTTCTTTTACTTTACCTGCGGGTGCCTTAGTGTTTATACCTATGCAAAATTTGCACACCCATGAGAAACATTTCCCAGACATCGTTCTTTCTGAAGAGGGACAAAAAATTATTGGTAAAAAATTAATCACTTCAAATGACATCTTTCCAGAACGATGGGGACCGAAACAAAAAAATAAAGAACTTTATAACGCCAACTTCTTTTCGGAAGACCCAGATTCTTATAAACCTGGAGTATTGCAAAAAGAAGGCAGGTTTCTTACATTCAAAACAGGAGCACGACGCTGTCCAGGTCTGCGAATTGCGATGACGGAATTACTTTCTTTATTTCGTATCTTGGCGACCTATAAAATTGAACTCACTGGAGAAGAGGATTTGCAGTTATCATTCCATTATGAAACGCCTCTACAGAGAAATGGTGGAATGGGGTTAGTGAAAATTACCCCTAAAAAAACATTAGCTCCCACATCAACCATTTCCTCTAAAGAGGAACAAGGTGCCCTTTTACGAAGTGGTTTTCAATTCTTTTCTCAGGAAAAAATCCCTGAAACACAAGACCTTAATAAGAGAGAGCCCCTATCAGAGAGCTCAAATTTTTT